A window of Arcobacter acticola genomic DNA:
AAATATGAAACAGCAAAAAATACAATTCCAATAACTAGGATTTCTCTAAATTTACCTTTTTTTTCTGCAATAATAGCAGCAGGTGCCATAGCGATAAATCCAAAAATCATTGCAGGAATATAAACTTTCCATAATTCACCTAATTCCCAACCGAAATGTTTTGTTAAAACAATAGGAATAAGCATAAATGCAAATGTCATTAAACCTTTTTGTAAAAAGTTTGTAATATTCATTTTAATTAAATTTACATTTCCTAAAACAGCACCCATCTCAACTTTTTTATTATAAGTATGAGTTATATGTGGTGGATTTGGAACCATTTTTAATAAAACAAAAATTGAACCAAGTGCAATAGCCATTGTAATATAAAATAAAGTATGAACACCAAATGATGCACCAATTGTTGGACCTGCTGCCATTGACGCTGCAAATGCAATACCTATGAACATTCCCATTGTAGCCATTGCTTTTGATCTTTGTTCTTCTTTAACAAGGTCACTAATAGTTGCAGTAACAACAGCTCCAATAGCTCCGGCTCCTTGTAAAAGTCTTCCAAATAATAAAGTATAAATATCAGTTGAAACAGCACAGATTAAAGAACCAATTGCAAAAAGAATTAATCCAATAACAATAGTACCTTTTCTCCCTAGCTTATCACTAATTACTCCAAACGGAACTTGAAAAATCATTTGGGTTAATGCATACCCACCAATTACAACACCAACTAAAGTGGGAGTTGCACCTTCTAAATTCATAGCATATACTGATATTACTGGTAAAACTAAAAATAGACCGAAAAATCTTAGAGCGATAATCAAACTAAGAGGTAAAACTGATTTAATCATATATAATCCTAAACATAATATAATTTGTCGTGATTATAGTTAATAATAGTTAATAGTCGGTTGAAAGGGATAATAGTGAAGATAGTATTAGCATCAGCAAATAAAGGAAAAATAACAGAATTTCAAAAATTAATGCCAAATGATGAAGTAATTGCATTTAGTGAAATTTTAGGAAAAATAGAAATAGTAGAAGATAAAGATAGTTTTAAAGGCAATGCCATTAAAAAAGCTCAAACAATATATGAAGAGCTTATAAAAATAGGTCAAAATGATGTGATTGTAATATCTGATGATTCCGGAATTACAGTACCAGCACTTAATAATGAACCAGGAATTTATTCAGCAAGATATGCAGGTGAAGGCTCATCTGATAAACAAAATAACGCGAAATTAATTGAAAACCTAAATAAACAAAATTTAGAAAAAACTGCAGCTTTTTATACAGCATGTATTGCAATAGTTTATAAAGGTGAAGTTTATACAGTTCATGGATGGATGCATGGAAATGTTATAAACAAAGAACTAGGTGAGGGTGGTTTTGGATATGATCCAATGTTTATAGCTAATGGTTTTGATAAAACTTTAGGAGAACTAGGATATGAAGCAAAAAAAGAGTTCTCACATAGAACAAAAGCTTTAAATCTTGCAAAAAAAGTATTGGATGTTATACTTTAATTAGTTTTTTGTAACTTGCTCATAAAGTGAAATATCATAATCTTTCGCTTTTACAAAAATATCAATAACAAAAATAGAGTCTTTTTTCTCTATTTTTGCATAAATATCAAAAAAATCGTCTTTTATTTCAAGATTAGATATATCTTCCAAATCTATAGTTTTTATATAAGATTTAAAAAAATCTAAATGATTCTTTCCTTGAATATACAAATATTGATTTGAAAGATTTGAACTTCGAAGAGCTTTTGTTTCCAAAATAGAAATTGCTAGAAATGAAAAGATTGTTATTAAAACTATACTTATTAATAGTGTATAAGATTTTTTCATTTTTTGAATTCCCATGATTGTTTTATCTTATCATCATAGTTTATATCTATTTTTATATTAGTGCTTGTACTACTTAATGAAAATTCTTTTACTTTTTCTAATAAAAGAGAATTTTTAAAATATAAATTCTCATTTGTATAACTTATCAAATCTAATTCATTTTTATGTTTTTCAAGAAATATTTTTGTAGATAAGATATTTATTTTTGCCATTTCTATGTTTTGATTATATTTATTGTCTATGATTAGTTCTTTTGTAAAAAAACTTGAATAAATAATTACAATGGTTGATATAATCAGTGTTAAGATGATTTCAAGAAGAGAAAAACTATTTTTCATATTTATAGATTTTTATATTATCATTTTCAAATTGATATTTAGAAACATTTATATTTTCAATATTTTCATTATTTTTTACAATTTGAATTGAAGTAGATGTTTTTGTGAAATCACTATAACTTTGAGTATTAAATTTATTTTCTAAATTATTTAACAACATAAAGTTTTTATGATTTTGTTCATCATAATAAGAGGAGTTTAGAAATCCACTTATTACAATTGCCAATAGAGTAATGCTAATTAATGTTTCAACTAATGTAAAACTATTTTTTACCAAGCTCAATCGCTTTATTATATGCACTTTCAACGGCTTTTATCATAGCATTTCTTACACCTGCTTCTTCAAGTTGAGCATAACCAGCAGCTGTTGTTCCACCTGGACTCATAACTGAATCTTTGATAATAGCTGGATGTGTATGTTTTAAAAGTGATGCAGTTCCAGAAAATAATCCTTGAACTAATTGTGTACTTATATGTCTTTCAAGTCCAGCTTTAACTGCACCATCTGCTAAGGCTTCAGCTATTAAAGCTAAATATGCAGGACCACTTCCAGCAATTGCAGTTGCAATATCTAGTTGATTTTCAGTATTTACCCAAATAGCTTGACCAATACTAGAAAAAATTTCCATAGCGATAATTTTTGCTTCATTATCTCCTGTAATTGTAGTAGTTGAGTTTTGAACTGAAGCTGCGATATTTGGCATAGTTCTTATATAGTGTTTTGCTTTTATTTGTTTTCTTAATGTTTCAAGTTTTGTTCCAGCTAAAATTGATAATAAAATATTTGCATTTCCTGTAAGTCTAGCTGATACGCTTTGTAAAGCATAAGGTTTTACACAAAAAAGAACATTTTTATTTGTGATATCTTCATGGTCTTCTAATACTTTTATTTTAATTTGTGGCATTTTTTCTTGAATATTTTTTAGTTTATCTATATCTCTGCCAATGATTTCTACTTCATGATTTTTAATAAGACCTCTGGCTAATGATTGAGCCATAATTCCATTACCAATTAATGTAAGTTTCATTATATTACCTTTTTGATTATTTTGAATTATTATAGCAGATAATTCCTAAGCTACTATTAGGAACTAATACCTATTTTGTAGTATTTATTTATGAAATAAAGAATCCAATGATAATTATCAGAGTTTGGCCAACATAACTAAAATAAACGGAACATGGTATTTAGGAGCGCCTACAATATCAAACATTTTGCATACAGCAGTAGCAAAATTTAAAATATCATCTTTTGTATATTCATGATCATAGGCGTTATTAAGTAACTCTAGTGTTTTTTGTGATACTTCTTCTAAATTATCACAATTTACATTATCCTCATCAAGCGTTTTTACAAATTTACATGCATGGGGAAATGTTTCTAACAACTCTTTTAACTCTTCTTCTTTAATATTTTCTAAAAGTTGTGAGTACTTATTGAAAAAATCGTTTATCTCTTGAAATTTACAAACCATGTGATTCCTTTGTGTTTATATTTTTGTTATACAAAAACTATACCGTCTATTTTGCTTTCTTTAATGTGGGGATAATAGAGTATGAAGATTATTTCTTAGAATATTTAATTTATATTTATTTTTTGTTCGCTTGTGAACTTATATAAAACAAACTACCAAAAAAATAAGCAAGTATTAGATAGAATATCACTTTTATGATAAAGGATATTGAAATGATGAAAAGCTTTAGGTTGAAAAATATATTATTAATAGCTTGTGCGGCTTTTGTATTCACAGCTTGTTCTTCTAAATCAGAAGAAGAATACAACAAACCAGCAGTTTATTGGTATAACAAAATGATGAAACAAATTGGATCAAATGATTTGGATGAAGCAGATGATACGTATACATCTTTAGAAAGTGAACATAGAAATTCACCTTTTATTCCAAGTGCAATGTTAATTTTAATTAATGCTCATATTGACGAAGAAGAGTATGCTCTTGCAAACTTTTATTTAGATGAATATATTAAAAGATTTAGTTTAAGTAAAGATATAGATTATGCAAGATACTTAAAAATAAAAGCAAACTTTCTAGGATTTAAATATCAATTTAGAGATCAACAACTAATTGATGATACTTTAGTACAAATCCAAGATTTTAAAGTTAAATACACAAATTCACCATATATGCCTTTAGTTGATACAATAAACGCAAGATTAGAAATGGCAAAAGCATCTATAAATCAAGAAATAGCTGATCTTTACAAAAGAAAAGATAAAGAATTAGCAGTTGCTTTCTATGAAGAAAAAGTAAAAGAATCTTGGATTGCACCAAGTGAAATCGAAGCTGTAAAAGTACCATTTTATAGATCAATTTTCGAGTAAATATAAATTAATATTTTTATAAATATGAACAATTTTTTAGGAGTTAATTAAAATGGAATTAGAAAATTATGATGAATTTCCACAAACTATACCTTTAATAATAGAAGACGATATATTTTTATATCCTTTTATGATTGCTCCACTTTTTTTAAGTAATGAGCAAAATATTAAAGCTGTTGAATACGCAATTGAGAACAACAAATTAGTTGTAGTTGCTGTTTCAAAACATGGAAAAGAAGGAAAACGAGAGCACAACTCTTTCTTTGATGTTGGAGTTGTTGGAAATATTATGAGAAAAGTATCTTTACCTGATGGTAAAATAAAAGTACTTTTTCAAGGATTAGTAAAAGGAAGAATTTCAGATTTTTCTGATGATAATTCTTTATTTGCACATGTGGATATTCTAAAAAATGAAGAATCAAATGAGCAAAGTATAAAATCTGTTATTGAAGTATTGATTGAAAATGTAAAAAAACTATCAAGATTAAATATCAAGTTTCCAGCAGATTTAGTTAAAACTATTGAAGAAAATGATGACCCAACAAGAATTGCTGATTTAATTTCATCTGTTTTAAAAGTGAAAAAAGAAGAGGCTTACAAACTTTTTTCTCAAACAAATGTAGAACAAAGACTACTTGATATTATTGAAGTAATTAAAAAAGAGATTGAATCTTTTAAAATACAAAAAGAAATCACTCAAAAAGTAAACTCAAAAATAGAAAAAACTCATAAAGATTACTTCTTAAAAGAGCAAATAAAAGCTATTCAAAAAGAACTTGGTAGTGATAATAAAAAAGATGAAGAGATTAAATCTTATAAAAAAAGATTAAAAGCTAAAAAAGAGTTTATGCCAAAAGAGGGTTATAAAGAGACTAAAAAACAAATTGAAAAATTAGGAAGAATGAATCCTGATTCTCCTGATGCTTCACTTTTACAAACTTATGTAGAGCAAGTTTTAGATATTCCTTTTGGTGAATATGCTAATGAAAAAATTTCTGTAAAAAATGTTGAAGATCAATTAAATAAAGACCATTATTCTCTTGAAAAAGCAAAAGAAAGAATTTCTGAATATTTTGCAGTTAAACAACTTTTAGAGCAAAGAAATATTGAAGATTTAAAATCAAAAGGTACAGTTCTATGTTTTGTAGGACCTCCAGGTGTTGGTAAAACTTCACTTGCAAACTCTATTTCAAAAGCATTACAAAGACCACTTATAAGAGTTGCTCTTGGTGGAATGGAAGATGTAAATGAGTTAAGAGGACATAGAAGAACTTATGTTGGAGCAATGCCTGGACGTTTAATAAAAGGTATTATTGATGCTAAAAAAATGAATCCAGTTATGGTTTTAGATGAGATTGATAAACTAGGAGCAAATCACAGAGGTGATCCAACTGCTGTTATGTTAGAAATCTTAGATCCTGAACAAAACCATGAATTTAGGGATTTATAT
This region includes:
- a CDS encoding MFS transporter, which encodes MIKSVLPLSLIIALRFFGLFLVLPVISVYAMNLEGATPTLVGVVIGGYALTQMIFQVPFGVISDKLGRKGTIVIGLILFAIGSLICAVSTDIYTLLFGRLLQGAGAIGAVVTATISDLVKEEQRSKAMATMGMFIGIAFAASMAAGPTIGASFGVHTLFYITMAIALGSIFVLLKMVPNPPHITHTYNKKVEMGAVLGNVNLIKMNITNFLQKGLMTFAFMLIPIVLTKHFGWELGELWKVYIPAMIFGFIAMAPAAIIAEKKGKFREILVIGIVFFAVSYLIIGFSPSATVFVIGVVIFFIGFNMHEPIMQSLASKFAKVHQRGLVLGIFNSAGYLGTFLGGVLGGMFYNEENLSTMVIVIALICALWAVLILTMANPAKKKFAYLSLNEFHLENSGNLTNDAIDEWYINNTENVIAIKYDNEKISEEEIKALLR
- a CDS encoding non-canonical purine NTP pyrophosphatase, with amino-acid sequence MKIVLASANKGKITEFQKLMPNDEVIAFSEILGKIEIVEDKDSFKGNAIKKAQTIYEELIKIGQNDVIVISDDSGITVPALNNEPGIYSARYAGEGSSDKQNNAKLIENLNKQNLEKTAAFYTACIAIVYKGEVYTVHGWMHGNVINKELGEGGFGYDPMFIANGFDKTLGELGYEAKKEFSHRTKALNLAKKVLDVIL
- a CDS encoding type IV pilus modification PilV family protein, which produces MVKNSFTLVETLISITLLAIVISGFLNSSYYDEQNHKNFMLLNNLENKFNTQSYSDFTKTSTSIQIVKNNENIENINVSKYQFENDNIKIYKYEK
- a CDS encoding pyrroline-5-carboxylate reductase; the encoded protein is MKLTLIGNGIMAQSLARGLIKNHEVEIIGRDIDKLKNIQEKMPQIKIKVLEDHEDITNKNVLFCVKPYALQSVSARLTGNANILLSILAGTKLETLRKQIKAKHYIRTMPNIAASVQNSTTTITGDNEAKIIAMEIFSSIGQAIWVNTENQLDIATAIAGSGPAYLALIAEALADGAVKAGLERHISTQLVQGLFSGTASLLKHTHPAIIKDSVMSPGGTTAAGYAQLEEAGVRNAMIKAVESAYNKAIELGKK
- a CDS encoding outer membrane protein assembly factor BamD, which translates into the protein MMKSFRLKNILLIACAAFVFTACSSKSEEEYNKPAVYWYNKMMKQIGSNDLDEADDTYTSLESEHRNSPFIPSAMLILINAHIDEEEYALANFYLDEYIKRFSLSKDIDYARYLKIKANFLGFKYQFRDQQLIDDTLVQIQDFKVKYTNSPYMPLVDTINARLEMAKASINQEIADLYKRKDKELAVAFYEEKVKESWIAPSEIEAVKVPFYRSIFE
- the lon gene encoding endopeptidase La; its protein translation is MELENYDEFPQTIPLIIEDDIFLYPFMIAPLFLSNEQNIKAVEYAIENNKLVVVAVSKHGKEGKREHNSFFDVGVVGNIMRKVSLPDGKIKVLFQGLVKGRISDFSDDNSLFAHVDILKNEESNEQSIKSVIEVLIENVKKLSRLNIKFPADLVKTIEENDDPTRIADLISSVLKVKKEEAYKLFSQTNVEQRLLDIIEVIKKEIESFKIQKEITQKVNSKIEKTHKDYFLKEQIKAIQKELGSDNKKDEEIKSYKKRLKAKKEFMPKEGYKETKKQIEKLGRMNPDSPDASLLQTYVEQVLDIPFGEYANEKISVKNVEDQLNKDHYSLEKAKERISEYFAVKQLLEQRNIEDLKSKGTVLCFVGPPGVGKTSLANSISKALQRPLIRVALGGMEDVNELRGHRRTYVGAMPGRLIKGIIDAKKMNPVMVLDEIDKLGANHRGDPTAVMLEILDPEQNHEFRDLYLNFPVDLSQVIFVSTANDARRIPAPLRDRMEFIEISSYTPNEKYHIAKDYLIPQELEKHGLKKTEVSLNKTTIELIIAKYTREAGVRNLRRVFSKLFRKCVKQILNDETLTKVIINTKNIKSFLDNPIFEIDPADKKDFVGIANGLAWTSVGGDVLKIEAIKLKGKGSLTVTGNLGEVMKESSRISYSVVKVLIDKGALLIENEIIPKSAKEVEEKIIVDPSEIYKRFDIHLHIPEGATPKDGPSAGITMALTIASILSEKAIKADVAMTGELTLSGKVLPIGGLKEKLIAAYKAKMKKALVPRKNFERDLDDIPQEVKDAMEIKAVDVIEDVLKEALVL